A portion of the Cellulophaga algicola DSM 14237 genome contains these proteins:
- the egtB gene encoding ergothioneine biosynthesis protein EgtB: MTNHELIHQFKKTRAHSVALCAPLAPEDYNAQPVAFASPPKWHLAHITWFFEEMILKKFDENYVIFNKDFSYLFNSYYQTVGERATRSLRGAMTRPLIEEIYSYRSYVDKHIVALLKSKLSLEIETLVTLGIQHEQQHQELLLTDLKHTFSFNPLHPVYHENFNLVQDTNKADGWLAMPEGIYEIGHQGDGFCFDNELGRHKVFLHEYKLAKGLVTNRDFIAFIVAGGYQEFKYWLDEGWSWVQEENIIAPLYWIQKEGTWFNYTLAGLKPVDLDAILSHVSFYEAQAFATFKNMRLPTEFEWEAASEKFNWGKRWEWTYSAYLPYPNFKVADGAVGEYNGKFMINTMVLRGSSVATSEGHERNTYRNFFHPKYRWQYTGIRLVK, translated from the coding sequence ATGACTAACCACGAGTTAATACATCAATTTAAAAAAACACGAGCGCATTCCGTAGCGTTGTGTGCGCCACTTGCACCAGAAGATTATAATGCACAACCCGTTGCTTTTGCGAGTCCACCAAAATGGCATTTAGCACATATTACATGGTTTTTTGAGGAAATGATTCTTAAAAAATTCGACGAAAACTATGTTATTTTCAACAAAGATTTCTCCTACCTTTTTAATAGCTATTACCAAACAGTCGGTGAAAGGGCCACACGTTCTCTGAGGGGTGCTATGACCAGACCGCTTATCGAAGAAATTTATAGCTATAGATCCTATGTAGATAAACATATTGTAGCCCTATTAAAGTCCAAACTATCTTTAGAAATAGAAACCTTGGTGACCTTAGGCATTCAGCATGAGCAACAACATCAAGAATTATTACTTACAGATTTAAAACACACGTTTTCTTTCAATCCACTTCATCCCGTTTACCATGAAAATTTTAACCTGGTACAGGATACTAATAAAGCAGACGGTTGGTTAGCAATGCCAGAAGGTATTTATGAAATTGGCCATCAAGGTGATGGGTTTTGTTTTGATAATGAGCTAGGAAGGCACAAGGTTTTTTTACATGAATATAAATTAGCTAAAGGTTTAGTAACCAATAGAGATTTCATAGCTTTTATAGTTGCTGGGGGGTACCAAGAATTTAAATATTGGTTAGATGAAGGTTGGTCTTGGGTACAAGAGGAAAATATCATTGCGCCACTGTATTGGATACAGAAAGAGGGTACTTGGTTTAACTACACGCTGGCGGGTTTAAAGCCTGTAGATTTAGACGCTATACTTTCTCATGTTTCCTTCTATGAAGCGCAGGCTTTTGCAACGTTTAAAAACATGCGACTCCCAACAGAATTTGAATGGGAAGCAGCATCAGAAAAATTTAATTGGGGAAAACGATGGGAGTGGACGTATTCTGCGTACTTGCCTTACCCTAATTTCAAAGTTGCCGATGGCGCTGTAGGAGAATACAATGGCAAATTTATGATCAATACCATGGTACTTCGTGGTAGCTCTGTAGCTACTAGTGAAGGTCATGAAAGAAATACATATAGAAACTTTTTTCATCCAAAATATAGATGGCAGTACACGGGAATCAGACTAGTGAAATAA